The proteins below come from a single Mesobacillus jeotgali genomic window:
- a CDS encoding ABC transporter permease translates to MRYIARQQMTLMMRSHWLAGFGLLFSSLAVMVAFLGNTGGTGFDGFNRMTASLLNINLLLIPLLSLLIGSLFLSGEKEDRGLLLLLTYPISPWSVILGKYAGLFVSVWSVLTFGYGAALLVIFFAGGGVSVSLLILFYLYSILLAAIFLSLAMMIGIIAKTRFQALGISLIVWAFLVLFYEFIIMGLSMFLMKQWLLTMLTVSIFLNPVELIRVQSILSLDGASVFGPRLYDLTIWADGWIGKTLFVLAVLLWTVLPVLYTVYRTKRGVSDE, encoded by the coding sequence ATGAGGTACATCGCGAGGCAGCAAATGACCTTGATGATGAGAAGCCATTGGCTTGCCGGCTTTGGCTTATTGTTCTCATCCCTGGCTGTGATGGTCGCGTTCCTAGGCAATACCGGCGGGACTGGATTTGATGGTTTTAACCGGATGACGGCCAGCTTGCTGAATATCAACTTACTGCTGATTCCCTTGCTGTCTTTGCTGATCGGCAGCCTGTTTCTGTCAGGCGAAAAGGAAGACCGTGGGCTGCTACTGCTGCTGACCTATCCGATCTCGCCGTGGTCGGTTATCCTTGGAAAGTATGCAGGACTATTCGTTTCCGTCTGGTCTGTTTTGACGTTTGGATATGGTGCAGCCTTGCTCGTCATTTTCTTCGCCGGCGGAGGAGTCTCTGTTTCCTTGCTGATATTATTTTATCTATATTCAATCCTGCTCGCGGCTATCTTCCTGTCGCTGGCAATGATGATTGGCATAATCGCTAAAACGCGATTCCAGGCACTGGGGATAAGCCTGATTGTCTGGGCTTTCCTTGTGCTTTTCTATGAATTTATCATTATGGGATTAAGCATGTTCTTGATGAAGCAATGGCTGCTGACAATGCTGACTGTGTCCATCTTTCTGAATCCGGTGGAGTTGATCCGTGTCCAGTCAATTTTGTCGCTGGACGGAGCATCAGTATTCGGTCCGCGCTTATATGATCTAACTATCTGGGCAGATGGATGGATTGGGAAAACGTTGTTTGTACTTGCCGTTTTGCTCTGGACGGTACTGCCTGTCCTATACACAGTGTACAGGACGAAACGGGGGGTTAGTGATGAATAG
- the nosD gene encoding nitrous oxide reductase family maturation protein NosD → MWRLKKPFAIYIFLLLLLVPVNAFAEEFRVESGRSIQSAVEDAGNGDTILVSPGVYKENVMIDKEITIKGEEGAIIDGGGKGNVIIVTASNVVLEGLTIQNGGTGQEDSGIFIKKAHHNVIKNNTLKNVQNGIYIANSNENKLLGNRIASNESHFSERGNGIHMFKGEGHLLKENEIAKVQDGIYFDFTKGIKLQGNHISESRYGMHFMFSEGILAERNHVEKNVTGLMVMDSARIDFIENKVTDHFHFRGYGILIYETKEVLVEGNEILRNSTGLSLEYGVDTLINRNQIAANQVGLEFMGKNENNTFSKNNFIGNVVQSKISGEDMRLDDGVKGNYWDDYSSFDLSGDGVGEEAYKAGSLYDRLLRKQPYWQFFFESPSIKLWTKAEALFPSFGSADVYDARPLIEPVIMLQETEQLSKDRGIPGIIGILFILFSILVIVKGRKLR, encoded by the coding sequence ATGTGGAGGCTGAAAAAGCCATTTGCAATCTATATCTTTTTGCTTCTTTTGCTCGTCCCTGTTAATGCCTTTGCCGAAGAGTTCAGAGTGGAGAGCGGCCGATCGATCCAGAGTGCCGTCGAAGATGCTGGAAATGGGGATACCATCCTGGTCTCTCCTGGAGTATATAAAGAAAATGTGATGATCGATAAGGAAATCACCATAAAAGGAGAAGAAGGAGCGATAATTGATGGCGGCGGAAAAGGAAATGTCATCATCGTCACAGCTTCAAATGTGGTTCTTGAAGGACTCACGATCCAGAATGGCGGTACTGGTCAGGAAGACAGCGGGATCTTCATTAAAAAAGCCCATCATAATGTGATCAAGAACAATACATTGAAAAATGTCCAGAATGGAATTTATATAGCGAACAGCAATGAAAACAAGCTGCTTGGCAATCGCATTGCAAGCAATGAATCTCATTTCTCTGAGCGTGGGAACGGAATCCATATGTTTAAGGGAGAGGGCCATTTGCTGAAAGAGAATGAAATTGCCAAGGTTCAGGATGGAATTTATTTTGATTTTACGAAAGGCATCAAGCTGCAAGGGAATCACATCAGTGAATCCCGCTATGGCATGCATTTTATGTTCAGTGAAGGCATACTGGCGGAAAGAAACCATGTAGAAAAAAATGTGACCGGCCTCATGGTGATGGACTCAGCACGCATTGATTTTATTGAAAACAAGGTGACCGACCACTTTCACTTCCGCGGCTATGGAATCCTGATTTATGAAACAAAAGAGGTCCTCGTTGAGGGCAATGAAATACTTCGGAACAGCACAGGACTGTCCCTGGAATATGGGGTCGATACCCTGATCAACAGGAATCAGATTGCCGCCAATCAAGTTGGCCTTGAATTCATGGGAAAGAATGAAAATAACACTTTTTCCAAAAACAATTTTATTGGAAATGTCGTCCAATCAAAGATATCAGGGGAAGATATGAGGCTCGATGATGGAGTGAAGGGAAATTACTGGGATGACTACAGCAGTTTTGACCTTTCAGGTGATGGTGTGGGAGAAGAAGCATACAAGGCAGGGTCTCTGTACGATCGCCTTTTGCGCAAACAGCCTTACTGGCAATTCTTTTTTGAAAGTCCATCGATCAAGCTGTGGACCAAGGCGGAAGCGTTGTTTCCATCGTTTGGATCAGCAGATGTGTATGATGCCCGCCCGCTCATCGAACCAGTTATCATGCTTCAGGAAACCGAACAGCTCAGTAAAGACCGCGGAATCCCCGGAATTATAGGCATATTGTTTATTTTGTTCTCGATACTTGTCATTGTGAAAGGAAGGAAACTGCGATGA
- a CDS encoding MDR family MFS transporter translates to MNKLNNYYRQFHPIVWVLLSGTVLARGSAFATLPFLAIYLSRNLDLHPVLIGITIGISPLSGVIGGFLGGQLSDRYGRKPVMIGSLFSMSLVYFGFMVADTPGWFIILNALNGLSGSFFEPTSQALIADLTEKSKRMRAFSLRYTAINIGASVGPLLGAYLAVVSAKSAFMVTGIMYFIYVLILALMMKKYQLGNPAGEMASKVTIASSLKIISKDKALRYLILGTIIINFGYSQMESNVPQYLESSIANGVFVYSVMLSINAIMVVLLQMPISHFAEKFKTMQVMMAGAVFLSAGMLAFGFVTGWYTGILAIVFITIGEILIFPSSSYLVDQLATDELRGTYFGAAQFRRIGHFLGPIAGGYLLNEAGGTVLFSFIALAVLGSIIFFNQGNKIFVKTAATVVKG, encoded by the coding sequence ATGAATAAACTTAATAACTATTACCGGCAATTCCACCCGATTGTCTGGGTGCTGCTGAGCGGGACTGTTCTCGCAAGAGGTTCAGCGTTTGCTACACTGCCGTTCCTTGCTATCTACCTTTCAAGGAATCTTGATTTGCACCCTGTTTTGATCGGGATCACGATTGGTATCAGTCCGTTATCAGGTGTAATTGGCGGCTTTCTGGGCGGCCAATTATCAGACAGATACGGCCGCAAGCCAGTCATGATAGGTTCCTTGTTTTCAATGTCGCTAGTCTATTTTGGCTTCATGGTTGCTGATACACCAGGCTGGTTCATTATCCTTAATGCATTGAATGGTTTGAGCGGGTCATTTTTCGAACCAACGAGCCAGGCGCTGATTGCCGATTTGACGGAAAAGAGCAAGCGAATGAGAGCCTTCTCTCTAAGGTATACAGCGATCAATATCGGAGCATCGGTCGGTCCGCTGCTCGGTGCCTATCTTGCAGTGGTTTCAGCTAAATCAGCTTTCATGGTGACAGGGATCATGTATTTCATCTATGTACTGATTCTGGCGCTGATGATGAAAAAATACCAGCTGGGAAATCCGGCAGGTGAAATGGCCTCTAAAGTCACGATTGCCAGCTCCCTGAAGATCATTAGCAAAGATAAGGCGTTAAGGTATTTAATATTAGGAACCATCATCATTAACTTTGGATACTCCCAGATGGAATCGAATGTTCCTCAATATCTTGAGTCTTCGATTGCGAACGGAGTATTCGTTTATTCCGTGATGTTGTCCATCAATGCAATTATGGTCGTGTTGCTGCAGATGCCGATCAGCCACTTTGCAGAAAAATTCAAGACGATGCAGGTGATGATGGCAGGAGCAGTCTTCCTGTCGGCGGGCATGCTGGCATTCGGGTTTGTAACGGGTTGGTATACTGGCATACTGGCAATCGTCTTCATCACAATAGGGGAAATCTTGATCTTCCCCTCTAGCAGCTATCTTGTCGACCAGCTCGCAACAGATGAACTTCGGGGAACCTATTTCGGGGCAGCTCAGTTCCGGAGAATCGGCCATTTTCTCGGTCCGATTGCGGGAGGATATTTATTGAATGAAGCAGGAGGAACTGTTTTATTCTCGTTCATCGCCCTTGCAGTACTCGGTAGTATCATCTTTTTCAATCAGGGGAACAAGATATTTGTGAAAACAGCTGCAACAGTCGTTAAAGGATGA
- a CDS encoding nitrous oxide reductase accessory protein NosL: MIKKLGVLLIMSAAVISGCNNSTMEPEEINPEIDVCEVCNMGLAHEHYATEVVTADGEVYKFDDIGCMDEFMEMEAHLKEENASKKYVRDVDTGEWVELEEAFHAYHPDFWTPMANGVVSFKDKESAENYVNEQGMGEVLDYESLENHEWSWEQ, encoded by the coding sequence ATGATCAAAAAGCTTGGAGTTTTATTGATAATGTCAGCAGCGGTAATATCGGGCTGCAATAACAGCACGATGGAACCGGAGGAAATCAACCCGGAAATTGATGTGTGTGAGGTGTGCAATATGGGTCTTGCACATGAGCACTATGCTACTGAGGTCGTCACTGCTGATGGGGAAGTGTATAAATTTGATGATATAGGATGTATGGATGAATTCATGGAGATGGAGGCACATCTCAAGGAAGAAAATGCTTCAAAAAAATATGTGCGTGATGTGGACACAGGGGAATGGGTCGAGCTTGAAGAAGCCTTCCATGCGTACCACCCTGATTTCTGGACGCCAATGGCGAATGGTGTTGTCAGTTTCAAGGATAAAGAGAGCGCTGAAAACTATGTTAATGAACAGGGAATGGGCGAAGTGCTGGATTATGAGTCATTAGAGAATCATGAGTGGAGTTGGGAGCAATGA
- a CDS encoding ABC transporter ATP-binding protein — MNSSEWIRIEGLAKHYSETKKITDINLTINKPEVFALCGGNGAGKSTLIKMLTGMMKPTAGKILMDGKVIDPQKQGFKKLFSYMPDEMLFPRQLTGLEILTFFARLRGITDEKVMEALKQVGLFEVRNMQIKQYSKGMQQRLSLAQALLPDVPLRILDEPTNGLDPLWVFRFKEIILEEKKQGRTILFTTHILSLVEELADRAAFMQEGQLQYCDSVTSLVENNGVYTPLEKVFFH; from the coding sequence ATGAATAGCAGCGAATGGATCAGGATTGAAGGACTGGCAAAACATTATAGTGAGACGAAAAAGATTACCGACATTAACTTGACCATCAACAAGCCTGAAGTCTTTGCGTTATGCGGCGGAAACGGCGCGGGCAAGAGTACGTTGATTAAGATGCTTACAGGGATGATGAAACCAACTGCCGGAAAAATTCTGATGGACGGTAAGGTAATCGACCCGCAAAAACAAGGATTCAAAAAATTATTTTCCTATATGCCGGATGAAATGCTCTTTCCCCGCCAGCTGACAGGTTTGGAGATTTTGACCTTTTTTGCAAGGTTAAGAGGAATAACTGATGAAAAAGTTATGGAAGCTCTTAAGCAGGTTGGGTTATTTGAAGTACGAAATATGCAGATTAAACAATACTCTAAAGGAATGCAGCAACGTCTCTCACTGGCGCAAGCGCTATTGCCGGATGTCCCTCTTCGGATCCTTGATGAACCTACCAATGGGCTGGATCCATTGTGGGTGTTCCGCTTCAAGGAAATTATCCTGGAAGAGAAAAAGCAGGGCAGGACGATTCTTTTTACTACTCACATCCTTAGTCTCGTTGAGGAATTGGCAGACAGGGCTGCGTTCATGCAGGAGGGGCAGCTGCAGTATTGTGATTCAGTAACATCACTTGTAGAAAATAACGGTGTCTATACGCCGCTTGAAAAAGTCTTCTTTCATTAA